Proteins found in one Terribacillus sp. DMT04 genomic segment:
- a CDS encoding AEC family transporter encodes MSFGEIFIILVPIFFVILLGFIAGNRGIFNKETSKGINTLVTKIALPAHLFVGITTTSRQTIFDKAPFLGALLIGVIGFFIVVLLVTKWTSRYDFVQSTMFSLNSTQPTFAFMGIPVMGSIFGADAIAIPIALMGIIVNAVLDPMSTIFGTVGTRNKSSQSSENKESLLKVTGKSILHGLTEPLACVPIIGLILVLVFNFHLPELGEKSLDQIGDVVSGVALFAVGVTIGINKIKLSLSAFSIAILKAIVQPLAMVGIAYALGLTHNDFVQAVLLVSFPGSAVATMIAIRFKSLETEVASAFVISAILSIITLPFLITAIM; translated from the coding sequence ATGAGTTTTGGTGAGATTTTCATCATTCTAGTTCCGATTTTCTTTGTAATCCTACTTGGATTCATTGCCGGAAATCGTGGCATATTTAATAAAGAAACATCTAAAGGTATTAACACACTCGTAACAAAAATTGCATTGCCAGCACATTTATTCGTCGGTATTACAACAACATCCCGTCAAACAATCTTTGACAAAGCTCCGTTCCTTGGAGCATTGCTGATAGGTGTTATCGGATTCTTCATCGTTGTACTTCTTGTAACTAAATGGACTTCTAGATATGATTTCGTACAGTCAACGATGTTCTCCTTGAACTCAACACAGCCGACATTCGCCTTTATGGGTATTCCAGTTATGGGCAGTATCTTCGGTGCAGATGCCATCGCGATTCCAATCGCCTTAATGGGTATCATTGTAAATGCAGTATTAGATCCAATGTCTACTATCTTCGGTACAGTAGGGACACGTAACAAGAGTTCTCAGTCAAGTGAGAACAAAGAAAGCTTACTAAAAGTTACAGGCAAGTCCATACTTCATGGTCTTACTGAACCACTTGCCTGCGTTCCAATTATCGGTCTAATTCTTGTACTTGTCTTCAATTTCCATCTTCCGGAACTAGGAGAAAAATCACTCGATCAAATCGGTGACGTTGTGTCTGGTGTAGCACTATTCGCAGTTGGTGTAACAATCGGTATTAACAAAATTAAGCTTAGCTTGTCTGCATTCTCCATTGCGATCTTGAAAGCGATCGTTCAGCCGCTTGCAATGGTTGGTATTGCATATGCACTTGGTTTGACACACAATGATTTCGTACAAGCAGTATTACTTGTATCATTCCCAGGTTCTGCAGTTGCTACAATGATTGCAATTCGCTTCAAGAGCTTGGAAACAGAGGTTGCTTCAGCTTTCGTAATCAGTGCAATCCTGTCTATTATCACCTTGCCATTCTTAATTACAGCAATCATGTAA
- a CDS encoding NAD-dependent malic enzyme yields the protein MNIYHNNEDGSVSTSLRGKNLISNPFLNKGVAFTKEERAELGLDGVLPATVLTLDEQVKRAYEQYNAQPNNLLKNNTLNQLYNRNVVLYYRLLTDHLSEMLPVVYTPTVGQAIQEYSHEYQRPGGVYLDINNPENIEQAYDNTLLNTDEIDLIVVTDSESILGIGDWGVGGLNIAIGKLAVYTAAAGIDPNRVLPVVIDAGTDNDELLNDPLYVGNRHKRVRGEQYDQFIDAFISKTVEKFPNVLLHWEDFGNRNARNIIDKYGDKILTFNDDIQGTGAITLAAVMSASKVTGTPISEQRVVVFGPGSAGIGNADQIAAAMVLDGISKEDALKNFWAIDQRGLLTDDMDGIAEFQKPYLRSADEVKDWNKEDGIIGLAEVIRQVKPTILIGTSGQAGAFSAEIIKEMAKHVEHPVIMPMSNPTPLAEAIPKDLLEWTNGKALIATGSPFDPVEYKGTTYHIGQANNAFAFPGLGLGSIAAKASRITDAMFAAAANAIADMVVSNTHGGSLLPAIDELQPVSNAVAEAVAKAAIEDGVSDAKPEEIKDLLAQSAWKPEYKSIKG from the coding sequence ATGAACATATATCATAACAACGAAGATGGATCGGTATCCACTTCTCTTAGAGGTAAGAACTTAATCTCAAATCCTTTTCTAAATAAAGGTGTCGCTTTTACAAAAGAAGAGCGTGCGGAACTTGGTCTTGATGGTGTTCTACCCGCGACGGTTCTAACATTAGATGAACAGGTTAAACGTGCTTATGAACAATACAATGCACAGCCGAATAATTTGTTGAAAAACAACACATTAAATCAGCTTTACAACCGTAACGTTGTTCTTTACTATCGCCTTCTTACAGATCATTTGAGCGAAATGCTTCCAGTTGTTTATACTCCAACTGTTGGACAAGCTATCCAAGAATACAGCCATGAGTACCAACGTCCAGGCGGAGTTTATCTGGATATCAACAATCCAGAAAACATCGAACAAGCGTATGACAACACATTGCTTAACACAGATGAGATAGACTTGATTGTTGTAACAGACTCTGAAAGTATCCTAGGAATTGGTGACTGGGGTGTAGGCGGTCTGAATATCGCTATTGGTAAACTAGCTGTTTATACAGCTGCTGCAGGAATTGACCCTAACCGTGTCCTTCCAGTAGTAATCGATGCTGGTACAGATAACGATGAATTACTTAACGACCCGCTTTACGTCGGTAACCGTCATAAACGTGTACGCGGTGAACAGTACGATCAGTTCATCGATGCTTTCATTAGTAAAACGGTTGAGAAATTCCCTAACGTTCTATTGCACTGGGAAGACTTCGGTAACCGCAATGCACGTAACATCATTGATAAATACGGCGATAAGATCCTTACATTCAATGACGATATCCAAGGTACTGGCGCCATCACACTAGCAGCTGTTATGAGTGCTTCCAAAGTAACTGGTACACCAATCAGCGAACAGCGTGTCGTTGTCTTCGGACCTGGTTCTGCTGGTATCGGTAATGCGGACCAAATTGCAGCAGCTATGGTACTTGATGGTATCTCTAAAGAAGATGCATTGAAAAACTTCTGGGCAATTGACCAGCGCGGTCTATTGACTGACGACATGGATGGTATTGCTGAATTCCAGAAACCATACCTTCGTTCAGCGGATGAAGTAAAAGATTGGAATAAAGAAGATGGTATCATTGGTCTTGCGGAAGTGATCCGTCAAGTTAAACCAACAATTCTAATTGGTACTTCTGGACAAGCTGGTGCATTCAGTGCTGAGATCATTAAAGAAATGGCTAAACATGTAGAACATCCAGTGATTATGCCAATGTCTAACCCAACACCGCTTGCAGAAGCAATTCCAAAAGACTTGCTTGAGTGGACAAATGGAAAAGCATTGATTGCAACAGGAAGTCCATTCGACCCTGTAGAATACAAAGGCACAACTTACCATATCGGACAAGCAAACAACGCATTTGCGTTCCCAGGTCTTGGACTTGGATCCATTGCTGCAAAAGCAAGCCGCATTACAGATGCTATGTTCGCAGCTGCAGCTAATGCAATTGCTGACATGGTTGTGAGCAATACACATGGCGGTTCCTTGCTTCCAGCAATTGACGAGCTACAACCAGTATCAAATGCCGTAGCAGAAGCAGTTGCAAAAGCAGCGATTGAAGATGGCGTATCAGATGCAAAACCTGAAGAGATTAAAGACCTTCTAGCTCAATCTGCGTGGAAACCTGAATATAAATCCATCAAAGGTTAA
- a CDS encoding FAD-binding oxidoreductase, with the protein MDIIKELSKEIHSGRISASASVISQHNHDASYHPAADPDVVVFPESTKEVSAVLSIANKHGIPVTPFGKGSSLEGHAIPYNGGISLDLGLMNQLITIEETDGYVVAGAGLTQFQLNDALKKHGLFFSVDPGAEAALGGMAGTNASGSYTVKYGTMRDNILDMEVVLPSGEIIHTGSKALKSSSGLHLSGLFAGSEGTLGVITELTLRVHPVPEATVAARAVFRDFEEAVTAVVRLRTAGLDLARIEFVDAASVAHVNQFAQTTYKEQPTIFFELNGEPEHLRLQIDRMEQLLKPFEVAEFLTETDPAAQERLWDARHNLAYYYIQAAPTKQMLVTDVCLPISKLSEAILHARQTIEESGLEAGIVGHVGDGNFHIIAMVDFANDTEVTAATKLHAAVVDYALANEGTCTGEHGVGVGKKKYQKLEHGPAYELMRTIKRAVDPHGIMNPGKLVD; encoded by the coding sequence ATGGATATCATAAAGGAACTAAGCAAAGAAATTCACTCGGGAAGGATATCTGCATCTGCGTCTGTTATCAGTCAGCATAATCATGATGCGTCTTATCATCCTGCAGCTGATCCGGACGTCGTTGTGTTTCCTGAAAGTACAAAGGAAGTAAGTGCTGTTCTTTCAATTGCGAATAAACACGGCATACCTGTCACGCCTTTTGGTAAAGGATCCAGTTTGGAAGGACATGCTATCCCCTATAATGGCGGTATTTCATTAGATTTAGGTTTGATGAATCAGTTAATAACTATTGAAGAGACAGATGGGTACGTAGTGGCCGGGGCAGGCTTGACCCAGTTTCAATTGAATGATGCCCTGAAGAAGCATGGTTTATTCTTCAGTGTGGATCCGGGAGCTGAAGCGGCGCTTGGGGGGATGGCAGGGACGAATGCCAGCGGTTCTTACACAGTAAAATACGGGACAATGCGGGACAACATATTGGATATGGAAGTAGTGCTGCCGAGCGGAGAGATCATTCATACTGGCTCAAAGGCATTGAAGTCTTCTTCTGGACTGCATCTTTCTGGATTGTTTGCTGGATCGGAAGGTACGCTGGGTGTCATTACGGAACTGACACTTCGTGTGCATCCAGTCCCAGAAGCAACAGTAGCTGCGCGAGCTGTTTTTCGCGATTTTGAAGAAGCAGTCACAGCTGTTGTAAGACTACGTACAGCAGGGTTGGACTTAGCGAGGATTGAATTCGTAGATGCCGCATCGGTTGCACATGTAAACCAATTCGCGCAAACAACGTATAAAGAACAGCCAACTATCTTTTTTGAATTAAATGGAGAGCCGGAACATCTTCGACTTCAAATTGACCGGATGGAGCAGCTGCTGAAACCCTTTGAGGTGGCGGAGTTTCTCACCGAGACAGACCCTGCCGCACAGGAGCGGTTATGGGACGCCCGACATAACTTAGCTTACTATTATATACAAGCTGCTCCAACAAAGCAGATGCTTGTGACAGATGTTTGTCTTCCAATATCTAAGCTGTCGGAAGCCATTTTGCATGCAAGGCAGACAATAGAAGAAAGCGGCTTAGAGGCTGGTATCGTCGGGCATGTGGGGGATGGAAATTTCCACATTATTGCTATGGTGGATTTTGCTAATGACACGGAAGTAACAGCTGCGACAAAGCTGCACGCAGCCGTGGTAGATTATGCATTGGCGAATGAAGGAACGTGCACGGGAGAACATGGTGTAGGTGTTGGTAAGAAGAAGTACCAGAAGCTGGAGCATGGTCCAGCATATGAATTAATGCGCACCATTAAAAGAGCGGTGGACCCGCACGGCATCATGAATCCAGGTAAACTAGTCGATTAA
- a CDS encoding helix-turn-helix domain-containing protein, with amino-acid sequence MKSADLCPRFETGMELLSKRWNGFIIFRLLEGSQRFSELESSLPISGRLLSERLKELEAAGITTRTVYPDTPVRIEYELTEKGRALRPVITSIREWAEKWVDSEELDSTT; translated from the coding sequence ATGAAATCTGCAGATTTATGTCCGCGTTTTGAAACAGGAATGGAGCTCCTGAGTAAACGCTGGAATGGCTTTATCATTTTCCGCCTCTTAGAAGGATCACAGCGTTTCTCTGAATTGGAATCTTCCCTGCCGATTAGCGGCCGGCTGCTTTCAGAACGATTGAAAGAGTTGGAAGCAGCAGGTATTACTACAAGAACAGTATATCCGGACACACCTGTCCGTATTGAATATGAACTGACCGAAAAAGGTCGCGCATTGCGCCCTGTGATCACTTCTATAAGAGAATGGGCGGAAAAATGGGTTGATTCGGAAGAATTAGATTCGACCACTTAA
- a CDS encoding nucleoside deaminase: MNHQYYIDYACKLAAENVKSGKGGPFGAVIVRGEHIIGEGTNLVTSMHDPTAHAEIQAIRNATSFVGHFELEDCIIYSSCEPCPMCLGAIYWARPKALYFAYTKKDAAAIGFDDDFIYQEIDKPYQERKIHTAQLKESGTANPMSVWMDKEDKVEY, encoded by the coding sequence ATGAATCATCAATATTATATAGATTATGCGTGCAAACTTGCTGCAGAGAATGTGAAAAGCGGAAAGGGTGGTCCGTTCGGAGCTGTAATTGTTCGAGGTGAACATATTATAGGTGAAGGGACCAACTTAGTCACAAGTATGCATGACCCGACAGCGCATGCGGAAATACAGGCAATACGTAATGCCACAAGCTTTGTCGGTCATTTTGAATTAGAGGATTGCATAATTTACTCGAGCTGCGAGCCTTGTCCGATGTGTTTAGGAGCAATTTATTGGGCGCGTCCAAAAGCATTATACTTTGCATATACAAAGAAAGATGCTGCTGCAATTGGATTTGATGATGACTTTATTTATCAAGAAATCGATAAACCATACCAAGAGAGGAAAATTCATACGGCACAGCTAAAGGAGAGCGGTACAGCAAATCCGATGAGCGTGTGGATGGATAAAGAAGATAAAGTTGAGTATTAG
- a CDS encoding bifunctional diguanylate cyclase/phosphodiesterase has translation MQEITGTYNVTFVIVSIIIAILSSYIALDMCSRINRTTGWRKSYWFLSSSLLMALGIWSMHFLSMLAYKLPTEVTYDPGMVTLSVIFAFLGTSIAFYLSSIRLTALRLIAGSICMGAAITSMHYIGMMAMRLDGMMHHDRLYFYLSILIAIIASCVALLLFHYFQHTKEQTQHLYKLASAITMGIAICGMHYTGMKAAVVHVNSSSILPEPIFTPNNVNLAISVMLVILLTQVLAFVSTTTDQKLAKQADQLNYIANHDELTKIPNRRYFEQQLRDYLEHRTDETAALFFMDLDRFKAVNDTLGHKFGDKLLQLVTLRLSRMLPKQSVIARLGGDEFTLLYPGATKEDATELAHEIIQSVEEPFFIEGRKVSVSTSVGVALIPDNGTTSKEVMRFADIAMYLAKENGRSNYKFFANETLQNKQPLLLESELCSAIANGEIQVFFQPKMASTGDRLYGMEALCRWIHPVHGIIPPAQFIPLAEKNGDIVALDKKMIELVFAEMNKKAFHNLHVAVNISTQQFYNNRFVSFIRKQMRENPEVDVSRLEIEITEETAIQDVEGAAQTIRELKELGIRIALDDFGKGFNSLNYLKQLPVDTLKIDRAFIANLPEDFQDQAIVSSIVTLAKKLELTIVAEGVESQEQLNWVQDLKCDYAQGYMFSKPLQVSEFLTYLQAFNRAHKKEMSPV, from the coding sequence GGACTTATAACGTCACTTTTGTCATCGTATCCATTATTATTGCTATTCTTTCATCCTATATCGCTTTAGATATGTGTTCCAGAATAAATCGGACTACCGGCTGGCGAAAATCTTATTGGTTCCTATCTAGCTCGCTTTTGATGGCACTCGGTATCTGGTCCATGCATTTTCTTTCCATGCTGGCTTATAAATTGCCGACAGAAGTTACATATGACCCAGGAATGGTCACTTTGTCCGTGATTTTTGCGTTTCTGGGCACCTCAATCGCCTTTTATCTCTCCTCTATTAGGCTCACTGCATTGCGACTTATAGCGGGCAGTATCTGTATGGGAGCTGCAATTACAAGTATGCATTACATAGGCATGATGGCCATGCGTCTGGATGGCATGATGCATCACGACAGATTATATTTCTACTTATCTATATTGATTGCTATTATAGCATCTTGTGTCGCCTTGCTCCTTTTCCACTACTTCCAGCACACTAAGGAGCAGACACAGCATCTCTATAAGTTAGCAAGCGCTATTACAATGGGTATTGCAATTTGCGGTATGCATTATACAGGAATGAAGGCTGCTGTTGTCCATGTGAACAGCAGCTCTATCCTTCCCGAGCCCATTTTCACACCAAACAACGTTAATCTAGCCATTAGTGTGATGCTCGTTATCCTGCTCACCCAAGTATTAGCTTTTGTTTCTACTACTACAGATCAGAAACTGGCTAAACAAGCAGATCAATTAAACTATATCGCAAATCATGATGAATTGACGAAGATACCGAACCGGCGTTATTTCGAACAACAGCTTCGTGACTACTTGGAGCATAGAACAGATGAGACAGCCGCGCTGTTTTTCATGGATTTAGATCGATTTAAAGCCGTCAACGACACACTCGGCCATAAGTTCGGTGATAAACTGCTGCAGCTTGTGACATTGCGACTGTCGCGCATGCTGCCCAAACAAAGCGTAATTGCACGGCTTGGCGGAGATGAATTTACCTTGCTGTATCCAGGAGCTACGAAGGAAGATGCAACTGAACTCGCACACGAAATCATTCAAAGTGTGGAAGAACCGTTTTTTATAGAAGGAAGAAAAGTGAGCGTAAGCACCAGTGTTGGTGTTGCGTTAATCCCTGACAACGGTACAACTAGCAAAGAAGTAATGCGCTTCGCGGATATTGCCATGTACTTAGCAAAAGAAAACGGTCGATCGAATTATAAATTCTTCGCTAATGAAACGTTACAAAATAAGCAGCCGCTCCTACTGGAATCAGAGTTGTGCAGCGCTATTGCTAATGGAGAAATTCAAGTATTTTTCCAGCCTAAAATGGCAAGTACAGGCGATCGCCTCTACGGGATGGAAGCTCTGTGCCGCTGGATTCACCCTGTTCACGGTATAATTCCACCTGCACAATTTATACCATTGGCAGAGAAAAACGGCGATATAGTCGCTCTTGATAAAAAGATGATTGAGCTGGTATTTGCCGAAATGAACAAAAAAGCGTTCCACAATCTGCATGTGGCTGTAAACATAAGTACACAGCAATTTTATAATAATCGCTTTGTCAGTTTTATCCGTAAACAAATGCGAGAAAATCCAGAAGTTGATGTATCCAGGCTAGAGATTGAAATAACAGAAGAAACGGCAATACAAGATGTCGAAGGCGCCGCACAAACCATCAGAGAACTAAAAGAGCTTGGCATCCGCATTGCATTAGATGACTTCGGAAAGGGATTCAATAGTTTGAATTACTTGAAGCAGCTTCCAGTAGACACGCTTAAAATTGACCGTGCTTTCATTGCTAATCTGCCGGAAGACTTTCAAGACCAAGCAATCGTCTCTTCTATTGTGACGTTAGCGAAGAAACTTGAACTTACTATTGTGGCAGAAGGCGTGGAAAGTCAAGAACAGTTGAATTGGGTACAAGATTTGAAGTGTGACTATGCACAAGGCTATATGTTTAGCAAACCCTTGCAAGTAAGTGAATTCCTCACCTATTTGCAAGCTTTTAATAGAGCACATAAAAAAGAGATGAGCCCTGTATAA